A region of Nostoc sp. 'Peltigera membranacea cyanobiont' N6 DNA encodes the following proteins:
- a CDS encoding Uma2 family endonuclease, translating into MSETQTQLPTDTWICASWQEYEEAIANLLNEKAKSYYYKGHMRLEMAPVSFAHGKDHVVIIFAVTLFAALKGIIATGLDTTTFRKTGVQDCQPDVAYYLRERAQTIPAGTGIVNLDRYPAPDLVIEIAKTSLLDDLGTKRSLYEELGVAEYWVVDVQNAQIIAYAIAEQGSKRIQESQVLPGLAMSILEEALHRSREINQSEVGAWLLSQFQ; encoded by the coding sequence ATGAGTGAAACTCAGACCCAGTTACCGACAGATACATGGATTTGTGCTTCTTGGCAAGAGTATGAGGAAGCGATCGCTAACTTGCTCAATGAGAAGGCAAAGAGTTACTACTATAAGGGGCACATGAGGCTGGAGATGGCACCAGTTAGTTTTGCTCATGGTAAAGACCATGTTGTAATTATTTTTGCGGTGACTCTATTTGCGGCGCTTAAAGGAATAATAGCGACAGGTTTAGACACAACCACCTTTCGTAAAACTGGTGTTCAGGATTGTCAGCCTGATGTGGCTTATTATCTCAGAGAACGCGCCCAAACTATCCCAGCAGGTACAGGAATTGTCAACCTCGATCGCTATCCTGCACCAGATTTAGTGATTGAAATTGCAAAAACATCTCTGCTGGACGACTTGGGTACAAAGCGATCGCTCTATGAAGAGTTAGGCGTTGCTGAATATTGGGTAGTAGATGTTCAAAACGCCCAAATTATTGCTTATGCGATCGCAGAACAAGGTAGTAAACGTATTCAAGAATCACAGGTATTGCCTGGATTGGCAATGTCTATTTTAGAAGAAGCCTTACACCGTAGCCGTGAAATCAATCAATCTGAAGTTGGAGCTTGGTTATTGAGCCAGTTTCAGTAA
- a CDS encoding PhoD-like phosphatase yields the protein MKYQAGDEFLQQLPLILAGPILKHTEPESVTVWVALKQSCQVELKVYETINDGEALGNCLLEGERSTFALGKNLHVVAITARSQVGCRLTSDRLYAYDLQFTIADQTRQMQQALCSNSLPKVSISYFDHQKPTFVLPPNRLQDLQIVHASCRKPHGHGFDALPILDSLIEASANQPQHRPHQLFMTGDQIYGDDVADPSLWVATTLGDALLGWEEQLPVNGVYCTPQQLPPGERTDVATNQAGLTAGLHNKSEKVNSHLFSLGEYYATYLLAWSPVCWPGAFPKGHQVTRDRHAIKDWNKAVWHLRQFIYTLWKVRRALANIPMYTIFDDHDVSDDWNLNQAWCLRVLGRPLGRRIVQNALLAYTVFQGWGNTPGQFAKGKAGEKLLKAAQAWSASLGMDAKADEAIARYVGMPANDPATGLPILVRDGSVFILDRDPEALTWHYIVRSDCHEVIVLDTRTWRGYPADQKPIAPPMLLCPQAFEQQLVLPLQQVAEETQIQNTFVIAPTNVFGMQVVDWIHHWNLKQEKVFSTDVGDAWNINMEALAKFLTTLFEERQQIVILSGDIHYSSVAHLSYTRTHSNLQSVLVQLTASALKNEETLTRLIHTRLKDWLLPEKMRHWIGQSNPPNMVEISEKQLHHNRQMLTNSDWHCVLEWIPRNSVQSSDCTADILSLIAPWKRAENAKWKWLQPLMFWKYRWFQEGREVVGLNNLALVHFEFADGNSSGNVIQDLYWFSSWYPTQVVYSRFKTQLTPNQSLLR from the coding sequence ATGAAGTATCAAGCTGGGGACGAGTTTTTACAACAACTGCCGCTAATTTTGGCGGGGCCAATTCTAAAACATACTGAACCAGAGTCAGTGACAGTATGGGTGGCTCTAAAACAGTCTTGTCAAGTAGAACTCAAGGTTTATGAAACTATAAATGATGGTGAAGCGCTAGGAAATTGTTTATTAGAGGGAGAACGCTCTACCTTTGCTCTGGGTAAAAATCTTCATGTAGTTGCAATAACGGCTCGATCTCAGGTTGGATGTCGCCTAACTAGCGATCGCCTCTATGCTTATGACCTCCAGTTTACTATTGCAGACCAAACCCGGCAAATGCAACAAGCATTATGCTCAAACTCTTTACCTAAAGTCAGCATCAGCTACTTCGATCATCAAAAACCAACCTTTGTTTTGCCGCCAAACCGTCTGCAAGATTTGCAAATTGTCCATGCTTCCTGCCGTAAACCTCATGGTCATGGGTTTGATGCACTGCCGATTCTTGATAGTTTAATTGAGGCTTCAGCCAATCAACCCCAACATCGTCCTCACCAGCTATTCATGACTGGAGATCAAATTTACGGCGACGATGTAGCAGATCCGTCATTGTGGGTTGCTACTACTCTTGGTGATGCCCTCTTGGGTTGGGAAGAACAACTTCCGGTGAATGGAGTTTACTGCACTCCCCAGCAACTCCCCCCTGGAGAACGGACTGATGTGGCGACAAATCAAGCTGGTTTGACCGCAGGATTACATAATAAATCGGAGAAAGTTAACAGTCATCTTTTCAGCCTGGGTGAATATTACGCTACTTATTTACTCGCTTGGTCGCCAGTGTGCTGGCCAGGCGCATTTCCCAAAGGACACCAAGTAACGCGCGATCGCCATGCTATCAAAGATTGGAATAAAGCAGTCTGGCATTTACGCCAATTTATCTACACCCTTTGGAAAGTGCGTCGCGCCCTTGCCAATATCCCGATGTACACTATCTTTGATGACCATGATGTTAGTGATGACTGGAACTTAAACCAAGCTTGGTGTTTGCGGGTGTTAGGTCGTCCCCTGGGGCGAAGAATAGTCCAAAATGCTTTGTTAGCTTACACGGTGTTTCAAGGATGGGGCAATACACCAGGGCAATTTGCAAAGGGTAAAGCCGGTGAAAAGTTGTTGAAGGCAGCACAAGCTTGGTCAGCATCCCTTGGGATGGATGCAAAGGCTGATGAAGCGATCGCTCGTTATGTCGGGATGCCAGCCAACGATCCCGCTACAGGCTTACCTATTTTAGTCCGAGACGGTTCGGTATTCATTCTGGATCGAGATCCTGAAGCACTGACTTGGCACTATATAGTCAGGAGCGATTGCCATGAAGTAATTGTGCTGGATACACGTACTTGGCGGGGTTATCCAGCCGATCAAAAACCAATCGCACCGCCAATGCTGTTGTGTCCGCAAGCCTTTGAGCAACAACTAGTTTTACCTTTACAACAAGTAGCTGAAGAAACTCAGATTCAAAATACATTTGTGATTGCACCCACGAATGTATTTGGAATGCAAGTCGTTGATTGGATTCACCATTGGAACTTAAAACAAGAGAAAGTTTTTTCAACTGATGTTGGAGATGCTTGGAACATTAATATGGAGGCACTGGCGAAATTTCTAACCACCTTGTTTGAAGAACGTCAACAAATAGTTATTCTCTCTGGAGATATTCACTACAGTTCTGTTGCTCACTTGTCTTATACACGCACCCATTCCAACTTGCAGTCTGTCTTAGTGCAGTTAACCGCTAGTGCGTTGAAGAATGAAGAAACTTTGACGCGGCTGATTCATACACGATTGAAAGATTGGCTGCTACCAGAAAAGATGCGACATTGGATAGGGCAGAGCAACCCACCCAATATGGTAGAAATTTCCGAGAAACAATTACACCATAATCGCCAGATGTTGACCAACTCTGACTGGCATTGTGTGCTGGAATGGATACCTCGAAACAGTGTTCAGAGTTCTGATTGCACAGCAGATATATTATCGTTGATAGCTCCCTGGAAACGAGCCGAAAATGCGAAATGGAAATGGTTACAACCCCTGATGTTTTGGAAATATCGTTGGTTTCAGGAGGGGCGAGAAGTAGTTGGATTAAATAATTTAGCTCTGGTTCACTTTGAGTTTGCAGATGGGAATAGTTCTGGCAACGTTATTCAAGATTTGTACTGGTTTTCTTCTTGGTATCCAACTCAAGTTGTTTACAGCCGTTTTAAGACCCAGTTAACGCCGAATCAGTCATTGTTAAGATGA
- a CDS encoding polysaccharide deacetylase family protein, with the protein MQLAPLFPIVYRILQPSFPNCLWRGNPHSKAIALTFDDGPHPQFTPKVLAVLDHYQITASFFWLGVCVNRSPAIAKAVSDRGHWIGLHGYDHRSFPLLSPNHLKDSLEKTQAAIYNACNLQPEQVRDVRPPNGFFTPATLKLFLQWNYRPVMWSVVPEDWVRPGINTVVERVMQQVKNGSLIVLHDGVCGGEDVAAIIQILIPQLLQQGYEFVTVDTLWHQAKTN; encoded by the coding sequence ATGCAGCTAGCTCCCCTGTTTCCAATTGTCTATCGTATTCTCCAACCAAGTTTTCCCAATTGCCTTTGGCGTGGAAATCCTCATAGTAAAGCGATCGCACTAACCTTTGATGATGGGCCACATCCTCAATTCACACCCAAAGTTTTGGCAGTGTTAGACCATTACCAGATTACAGCCAGTTTTTTTTGGTTGGGTGTTTGCGTCAACCGTTCACCAGCGATCGCCAAGGCTGTTAGCGATCGCGGCCACTGGATCGGATTACATGGCTACGATCACCGCTCTTTTCCCCTACTTTCCCCAAATCACTTGAAGGACAGTTTAGAAAAAACCCAAGCCGCCATCTACAATGCTTGCAATCTGCAACCTGAACAAGTGCGAGATGTCCGTCCCCCAAATGGTTTTTTTACACCTGCTACTTTAAAATTGTTTTTGCAGTGGAATTACCGCCCAGTCATGTGGAGCGTTGTACCAGAAGATTGGGTGCGCCCAGGTATCAACACTGTGGTGGAGCGAGTTATGCAACAGGTCAAAAATGGTTCGTTGATTGTCTTGCATGATGGTGTTTGCGGTGGAGAAGATGTTGCTGCCATAATTCAAATTCTCATTCCGCAACTGCTACAACAAGGCTATGAGTTTGTGACTGTTGATACTCTGTGGCATCAAGCTAAGACTAATTAA
- a CDS encoding malic enzyme-like NAD(P)-binding protein: MADLTPNSSFSLTLRLQIPNRVGMLASITQAIAATGGNLGQIDLIEQTRKESTRDITVDAASTEHAETIVQAVKALPDIKLLSVYDRTFNLHRGGKISITSRIPLKSVSDLAMAYTPGVGRICTAIAQDPEEVYKLTIKQNTVAIVTDGSAVLGLGNLGPAAALPVMEGKAMLFKEFAGLDAFPICLATQDTEEIIQTVKNIAPVFGGVNLEDIAAPRCFEIEKRLRDELDIPVFHDDQHGTAIVTLAALFNSLKLVHKTMAEIRIVINGAGAAGIAIARLLRKAGAEKIWMCDSKGIISNSRTDLTEEKLEFAVKAQGTLAGAMQGADVFIGVSAPGVLTPEMVQSMAKDPIVFAMANPIPEIQPELISKDVAVIATGRSDYPNQINNVLAFPGVFRGALDCRAKTITTTMYLEAANAIASLVKPSDLDREHIIPSVFDERVAKAVAAAVQQAARQEGIARN, encoded by the coding sequence ATGGCAGACCTAACTCCTAATTCTAGTTTTAGTTTGACACTGCGCTTGCAGATTCCCAATCGTGTGGGAATGTTAGCGTCGATAACCCAGGCGATCGCAGCTACTGGCGGTAATCTCGGTCAAATCGATCTAATCGAGCAAACCCGCAAAGAATCCACCCGCGATATTACTGTAGATGCTGCTAGTACCGAACATGCTGAAACCATTGTGCAAGCAGTGAAAGCATTGCCAGACATCAAGTTACTCAGTGTTTACGATCGCACCTTTAATTTGCATCGCGGTGGCAAAATCAGCATTACTAGCAGAATTCCTCTGAAGAGTGTATCCGATCTAGCAATGGCTTATACGCCCGGAGTCGGTCGAATTTGTACGGCGATCGCTCAAGATCCAGAAGAAGTTTACAAGTTAACCATCAAACAAAACACTGTTGCCATTGTTACCGATGGTAGTGCCGTTTTAGGATTGGGAAATCTCGGCCCAGCTGCTGCTCTCCCAGTCATGGAAGGCAAAGCAATGCTATTCAAGGAATTTGCGGGGTTAGATGCTTTTCCCATCTGTCTGGCCACCCAAGATACAGAAGAGATTATCCAGACAGTTAAGAATATCGCGCCAGTTTTTGGGGGTGTGAATTTAGAGGATATCGCTGCACCTCGCTGCTTTGAAATTGAAAAGAGATTGCGCGATGAGTTAGATATCCCCGTTTTTCATGACGATCAGCACGGTACAGCCATTGTCACCTTAGCAGCATTGTTTAATTCTCTAAAACTGGTACATAAGACAATGGCAGAAATCCGCATCGTGATTAACGGTGCTGGGGCGGCGGGAATAGCGATCGCTCGCTTACTCCGTAAAGCTGGGGCAGAAAAAATCTGGATGTGCGACTCTAAAGGGATTATCTCTAATAGTCGCACCGATTTGACAGAAGAAAAACTCGAATTTGCCGTGAAAGCTCAAGGTACGTTAGCGGGTGCAATGCAAGGTGCAGATGTGTTTATTGGTGTTAGCGCACCGGGAGTTTTGACACCAGAAATGGTGCAATCGATGGCGAAAGACCCGATTGTGTTTGCAATGGCAAATCCCATTCCAGAGATTCAACCAGAATTAATCAGCAAAGATGTTGCTGTTATCGCTACCGGTCGCAGTGATTATCCGAATCAAATCAATAACGTCCTAGCTTTTCCTGGGGTATTCCGTGGGGCTTTAGATTGTCGGGCAAAGACGATTACGACCACAATGTATTTAGAAGCGGCAAATGCGATCGCTTCTTTAGTCAAGCCTTCAGATTTGGATCGGGAGCATATTATTCCTTCAGTCTTTGATGAGCGAGTAGCCAAAGCTGTTGCTGCTGCTGTGCAACAAGCAGCGCGTCAAGAAGGTATCGCTCGGAATTAA